The Candidatus Epulonipiscium sp. genome has a segment encoding these proteins:
- a CDS encoding diguanylate cyclase, which translates to MRKPNRIKQNLIKNHKKIKTPFQLLKRKYDKLEIICDLAPIGLCIVDEQGVFEYVNEFYCKLYGYTEKELLKNHFSIIIPPEIKNDLIIQHQEFMRNPSTTTKEFKVVNKNGIQFSVMVTSIYFIDKDNSPKKASYVIDITERKKTEEDFRYLAYHDLLTELPNRKYFTEALKAAIENSDDSIHMLAIMFLDLDKFKHVNDIFGHSAGDLLLQSVSNRLKKVPNNNYTLARFGGDEFTILLPEVYHIENIIRTAEKVKEQFERPFFIQGRKVFMTISIGISISPYDGNDSESLLRAADIAMYNAKSFGSNNYQFYTSPANITSFTEFALENGQHP; encoded by the coding sequence ATGAGAAAACCCAATAGGATCAAACAAAATTTAATTAAAAACCATAAAAAGATCAAAACCCCTTTTCAATTGTTAAAAAGAAAATATGATAAACTTGAAATCATCTGTGATTTAGCACCCATAGGACTATGTATCGTAGATGAGCAGGGAGTATTTGAATATGTTAATGAATTTTATTGTAAGTTATATGGATATACGGAAAAAGAACTCCTAAAGAATCATTTTTCAATTATTATTCCCCCCGAGATTAAAAATGACCTTATTATCCAACATCAAGAATTTATGAGGAATCCTTCTACGACTACAAAAGAATTCAAAGTTGTAAACAAAAATGGGATTCAGTTTTCAGTTATGGTAACTTCGATATATTTCATAGATAAGGACAATTCCCCAAAAAAGGCCTCCTATGTCATTGATATTACAGAAAGGAAAAAAACAGAGGAAGATTTTCGATATCTAGCTTACCATGATCTTCTCACCGAGCTGCCTAATAGAAAGTACTTCACAGAGGCTTTAAAAGCCGCCATTGAAAACTCCGATGATTCTATCCATATGCTTGCTATTATGTTTCTAGATTTAGATAAATTTAAACATGTAAATGATATATTCGGGCATTCTGCAGGAGATTTGCTTCTTCAGTCCGTAAGTAATAGGCTTAAAAAAGTCCCTAATAATAACTATACACTAGCTAGATTTGGCGGAGATGAATTCACTATACTCTTACCTGAAGTCTATCATATTGAAAATATTATTAGAACAGCTGAAAAAGTCAAAGAGCAATTTGAGAGGCCCTTTTTCATTCAGGGAAGAAAGGTATTTATGACAATTAGTATCGGAATAAGCATTAGCCCCTATGATGGAAATGATTCTGAATCTCTTCTAAGGGCTGCGGATATAGCTATGTATAACGCTAAAAGTTTTGGTTCTAATAACTATCAATTTTACACTTCTCCAGCCAATATCACATCCTTCACGGAATTTGCATTAGAAAATGGCCAACACCCTTAA
- the leuA gene encoding 2-isopropylmalate synthase, producing the protein MNYQKYKPYPTIKLENRKWPSKTITKAPIWCSVDLRDGNQALEIPMNLDQKVKFFQFLVNMGFKEIEVGFPAASETEFIFLRKLIEEDLIPEDVTVQVLTQAREHIIRRTFEALEGVKKAVVHLYNSTSILQRKVVFKKNKEEIKALAVEGAKIVKQFADERPKGSIIYEYSPESFTGTELDYAIEICEAVLDVWQPTPDNRAIINLPSTVEMSTPNVYADQIEYFGDKIKNRDSIIISVHAHNDRGCAVAASELAILAGADRVEGTLFGNGERTGNADIITIGMNLFSQGIDPELDFSNADAIVDIFRESTRMEVSLRHPYVGDLVYTAFSGSHQDAIKKGMDRYKKENPRYWEVPYLPIDPMDIGKNYDPIIRINSQSGKGGVSYILENDFGFRLPKKMQQDFSIIITNESDKKQEELSSQRIYELFVQEYMNINKPFSLKNYHVHTEDDKVVVSAIIKNNEMEEQISGRGNGPIDALCNAIRKYAPVSFKVVSYDEHSLDQGSDSRAVAYIQIKDENGKSYYGAGIDSNISTSSMKAYISAFNKMI; encoded by the coding sequence ATGAATTATCAAAAGTATAAACCATACCCAACAATTAAACTAGAAAACAGGAAATGGCCTAGTAAAACAATTACCAAGGCACCAATTTGGTGTAGTGTAGACCTTCGAGACGGAAATCAGGCATTGGAGATTCCTATGAATTTAGACCAAAAGGTTAAATTCTTTCAGTTCCTTGTTAATATGGGCTTTAAGGAAATTGAAGTAGGATTTCCTGCCGCCTCGGAAACAGAATTTATTTTTTTAAGAAAGTTAATCGAAGAGGATTTAATTCCCGAAGATGTAACCGTACAAGTATTAACTCAGGCTAGGGAACATATCATAAGAAGGACCTTTGAGGCATTAGAAGGGGTCAAAAAAGCTGTTGTACATTTATATAACTCCACATCGATTCTTCAAAGAAAAGTTGTGTTTAAAAAGAATAAGGAAGAAATAAAAGCCTTAGCAGTAGAAGGTGCTAAAATAGTAAAGCAATTTGCTGATGAAAGACCAAAAGGCAGTATCATATATGAATATTCTCCGGAAAGCTTCACGGGGACAGAACTTGACTATGCTATAGAAATTTGCGAGGCAGTCTTAGATGTATGGCAGCCAACTCCCGATAATAGAGCAATTATTAATTTGCCTTCTACAGTAGAAATGTCAACCCCTAATGTGTACGCTGATCAAATCGAATATTTTGGAGATAAGATTAAAAATAGGGATTCCATTATTATAAGTGTTCATGCTCACAATGACAGAGGGTGTGCTGTTGCTGCCAGTGAACTTGCAATCTTAGCTGGAGCTGATAGGGTAGAAGGCACATTATTTGGCAATGGAGAAAGAACAGGAAATGCCGATATCATTACCATAGGAATGAATCTATTCTCCCAGGGTATTGACCCTGAATTGGATTTTAGCAACGCCGATGCTATCGTAGATATTTTTAGGGAATCGACCAGGATGGAAGTCTCCCTAAGACACCCCTATGTAGGAGACTTGGTATACACCGCCTTTTCAGGATCCCATCAAGATGCTATCAAAAAAGGAATGGATAGATACAAAAAGGAAAATCCAAGATATTGGGAGGTGCCTTATCTTCCCATTGATCCTATGGACATCGGGAAAAATTATGATCCCATTATCCGTATCAACAGCCAATCAGGAAAAGGGGGCGTAAGCTATATCCTAGAAAATGACTTTGGATTCCGTTTGCCAAAAAAGATGCAGCAGGATTTTAGCATAATAATAACCAACGAATCCGATAAAAAACAAGAGGAATTATCTTCACAGAGGATTTATGAATTATTTGTGCAGGAATATATGAATATTAACAAGCCATTTTCTTTAAAAAATTATCATGTTCATACAGAAGATGATAAGGTTGTAGTTTCCGCAATAATTAAGAATAATGAAATGGAAGAACAAATCAGCGGAAGGGGTAATGGGCCTATCGATGCCCTATGTAATGCCATTAGAAAATATGCTCCAGTAAGCTTCAAAGTAGTATCCTACGATGAACACTCCCTAGACCAAGGTTCTGATTCACGAGCCGTTGCCTATATACAAATAAAAGATGAAAATGGAAAAAGCTATTATGGGGCAGGGATTGATAGTAACATCAGTACGTCCTCCATGAAAGCCTATATCAGTGCATTTAATAAAATGATATAA
- a CDS encoding phage holin family protein: MGNRNDNEGNSGFGHVIMRLIGTAIVLAVTAFLTPGFNINGIWALIVATIVIVLADYLIEKLTGIDASPFGRGIVGFIVAVAIIYFTQFIVAGFNVSFWGAVIGALIIGVINALTPGRTM, from the coding sequence ATGGGCAATAGAAATGACAATGAAGGCAACTCAGGATTTGGACATGTAATAATGAGATTAATCGGAACAGCAATTGTTTTAGCTGTAACTGCTTTTTTAACCCCTGGTTTTAACATCAATGGTATTTGGGCACTTATCGTTGCCACTATCGTTATTGTTTTGGCGGATTATTTGATTGAAAAGTTAACTGGTATTGATGCTTCTCCCTTTGGAAGAGGTATTGTTGGTTTTATTGTAGCTGTAGCTATTATTTACTTTACTCAATTTATAGTAGCTGGTTTTAATGTATCCTTCTGGGGTGCGGTTATTGGGGCACTGATTATAGGAGTTATAAATGCACTTACACCTGGAAGAACAATGTAA
- the nagZ gene encoding beta-N-acetylhexosaminidase — MYKLKTSILFIVIFVLATGCLAKKQEDYNKDSKLDSPKQKIPIKEQIQGDNDTPDQKEINLIEKQISRMTLDEKIGQLVIVGFEGYMPDENIRDIIENYHVGGVILFGRNVENSTQLLGLTNALKGLNSDNKIPLFISVDEEGGMVSRMPNELLDIPDSRTIGKKNDKNLSHNIGRIIAKEIKSFGFNMNFAPVLDVDSNKDNPVIGERSFSSDVKIVSELGIEAMKGMKDGGAIPIVKHFPGHGDTSIDSHVGLPVVNKDLDSLKELELAPFMVAIDNGAEGIMIAHILFNQIDAENPASLSNTIITDILRKELNYKGIVITDDLTMGAIIESYGIGDAAVKSINAGSDIILVCHGYENEIEVLNRLKSAVENGILSKERIDESVYRILSLKEEYVIKDEMIESIDINKINSEIDKIIN, encoded by the coding sequence ATGTATAAACTCAAAACTTCTATACTATTTATAGTAATTTTTGTTCTTGCTACTGGTTGTTTGGCTAAAAAGCAAGAAGATTATAACAAGGATTCTAAATTAGATTCACCTAAACAAAAAATTCCTATAAAAGAACAAATACAAGGGGATAATGATACACCAGACCAGAAAGAGATAAATCTGATAGAGAAACAGATTTCTAGGATGACTCTTGATGAGAAAATCGGTCAGCTGGTGATAGTTGGCTTCGAAGGATATATGCCAGATGAAAATATAAGGGATATAATAGAAAACTATCATGTAGGAGGAGTAATTTTGTTTGGCAGAAATGTAGAAAATTCAACCCAGCTTCTTGGATTAACGAATGCTCTTAAGGGGTTAAATTCTGACAATAAGATTCCTCTGTTTATTTCTGTTGATGAAGAGGGTGGGATGGTTAGCAGGATGCCAAATGAGTTGCTAGATATTCCAGACAGTAGAACCATAGGGAAGAAAAATGATAAAAATCTTTCTCATAATATAGGTAGAATAATTGCCAAAGAAATAAAATCTTTTGGTTTTAATATGAATTTTGCTCCTGTATTAGATGTTGACAGTAATAAAGACAATCCTGTTATCGGGGAACGCTCTTTTAGTTCTGATGTGAAAATAGTAAGCGAGCTTGGAATAGAGGCAATGAAAGGTATGAAGGATGGGGGAGCTATTCCTATTGTAAAGCATTTCCCAGGGCATGGCGATACCTCTATAGATTCTCATGTAGGTTTACCTGTTGTGAATAAGGATCTAGACAGCTTAAAAGAATTGGAACTAGCACCATTTATGGTGGCTATAGATAATGGCGCAGAGGGTATAATGATTGCTCATATTCTTTTTAACCAGATAGATGCCGAAAATCCTGCCTCATTATCCAATACAATTATTACTGATATTCTTAGGAAAGAATTAAATTATAAAGGAATTGTTATTACAGATGATTTAACTATGGGGGCAATTATTGAAAGTTATGGCATTGGAGATGCCGCAGTAAAATCTATAAATGCAGGAAGTGATATTATTTTAGTTTGCCATGGGTATGAAAATGAGATAGAAGTATTAAATAGACTAAAAAGTGCAGTGGAAAACGGAATATTATCAAAAGAAAGAATAGATGAAAGTGTATACAGGATATTGTCTTTAAAAGAAGAGTATGTCATAAAAGATGAGATGATAGAATCTATTGACATTAATAAGATAAATAGCGAAATTGACAAAATCATTAATTAA
- a CDS encoding ferrous iron transport protein A yields MKAIYIPLNKVKINQVCIIQDLKATGTQRRRMLDLGFIKDTEVKVMRRSPLGDPTAYMVRDTIIALRKEEASKILVKVV; encoded by the coding sequence ATGAAAGCCATTTATATTCCCCTAAATAAAGTAAAAATCAATCAAGTATGTATTATCCAAGACTTAAAGGCAACAGGAACTCAAAGAAGAAGAATGCTTGATTTAGGTTTTATCAAAGATACAGAAGTAAAAGTCATGCGTCGCAGCCCCCTAGGGGATCCTACAGCTTATATGGTTCGTGACACCATAATTGCCCTAAGAAAAGAAGAGGCATCAAAAATCTTAGTAAAAGTTGTTTAA
- a CDS encoding DegV family protein, whose product MSSFAIISDSSCDLPDSLINEYNIELIPFYTSFDQNAYYKERVELTFKDFYHTLRNQNVFPKTSLPSVDDYMKTFTSYIKENKGVICFCLTSKFSGSYQAAINAKNILLEEFPDAKIEVINSIQATAGQGLVVLQAAKMQKDGYTMEDTIEKIEILKETARITFFVDTLEYLEKGGRIGKVGALIGGVLNFKPLIVVKDGELNPYGKIRGRKKALKKIIEMAEEIIKDDFSNYDFCIAHGDCIDEAHNLKEMLEEEFGIILELPYFEIGTTIGTNTGPDALGICFIKKYDKI is encoded by the coding sequence ATGTCTAGTTTTGCAATTATATCTGACAGTTCCTGTGATTTGCCAGATTCTTTGATTAATGAATACAATATTGAATTAATTCCTTTTTATACATCCTTCGATCAAAATGCATACTACAAAGAAAGGGTTGAATTAACTTTTAAGGACTTTTATCATACATTGCGAAATCAAAATGTTTTTCCAAAAACTTCCCTTCCTTCTGTGGATGATTATATGAAAACCTTTACATCATATATAAAGGAAAATAAAGGAGTCATATGTTTTTGCCTAACCTCAAAATTTAGTGGGTCATATCAAGCGGCAATCAACGCAAAAAATATTCTTCTTGAGGAGTTCCCCGATGCCAAAATTGAGGTAATTAATTCCATCCAGGCTACAGCTGGCCAAGGTCTTGTTGTACTGCAGGCAGCAAAAATGCAAAAGGATGGTTATACTATGGAAGATACCATAGAGAAAATAGAAATCCTCAAAGAAACTGCTAGAATCACTTTTTTTGTTGATACCTTAGAATATCTTGAAAAGGGAGGACGCATAGGAAAGGTAGGAGCATTAATAGGAGGTGTCTTAAATTTCAAGCCCCTCATCGTGGTAAAAGATGGGGAGTTAAACCCCTATGGCAAAATACGTGGAAGAAAAAAAGCCTTAAAAAAGATTATTGAGATGGCAGAAGAAATCATAAAAGATGATTTTTCAAATTATGACTTTTGTATTGCTCATGGAGATTGTATAGATGAGGCCCATAATTTGAAGGAAATGCTAGAAGAAGAATTTGGTATCATATTAGAACTTCCCTACTTTGAAATAGGTACAACCATAGGGACAAATACAGGCCCTGATGCCCTAGGAATTTGTTTCATTAAAAAATACGACAAAATATAA
- a CDS encoding ferrous iron transporter B, whose amino-acid sequence MAAAKEDATMPSKNSATTSDIFRDYMVTTLYNRAKEISEKVVIKPKEKTKNWDEKLDSLLTSRWAGFPIMLLILTIIFWITIVGANVPSTMLANALFWVEDRLTEVFLYFKAPDWLHGILILGMYRTGAWVISVMLPPMAIFFPCFTLLEDLGYLPRVAFNLDRLFKKAGTHGKQALTMSMGFGCNAAGVVACRIIDSPRERLIAILTNNFVPCNGRFPTLIALSMIFMGAAANSSLSSFLASGMVIGLVLVGIGITFIVSFLLSKTVLKGTPSTFNLELPPYRKPKIGKVIIRSIFDRTIFVLGRAVAIALPAGVITWLVANIMIGDTSILTYVADFLNPFGLAIGLDGIILLAFILGLPANEIVLPIIFMGYLSTDAMIEIDSIVEMRNLFISNGWTILTCLNVMLFSLLHFPCGTTLWTIKKETQSIKWTLASFVIPTIIAILICFITTKIAYIFNLI is encoded by the coding sequence ATGGCAGCCGCAAAGGAGGATGCTACCATGCCCAGTAAGAACTCCGCGACTACTTCGGATATTTTTAGAGATTATATGGTTACCACCCTTTATAACCGTGCAAAGGAAATATCAGAAAAAGTTGTAATCAAACCTAAAGAAAAGACTAAAAACTGGGATGAAAAATTAGATTCACTCCTTACCTCTAGATGGGCTGGTTTTCCTATTATGCTTCTCATCCTTACTATTATCTTTTGGATTACTATTGTAGGGGCTAATGTCCCCTCCACAATGCTAGCTAATGCTCTATTTTGGGTAGAAGATAGATTAACGGAAGTATTCCTATACTTTAAGGCTCCCGATTGGCTTCATGGAATCTTAATTCTTGGAATGTATCGTACTGGGGCATGGGTTATATCTGTTATGCTTCCTCCTATGGCTATATTCTTCCCTTGCTTTACCCTTCTAGAAGACCTAGGCTATCTGCCAAGGGTGGCGTTTAATTTGGATAGATTATTCAAAAAAGCTGGGACCCATGGAAAACAAGCTTTAACCATGTCTATGGGATTCGGATGCAATGCAGCAGGGGTTGTCGCCTGTCGCATCATTGATTCCCCCAGAGAAAGGCTTATTGCGATTCTAACCAATAATTTTGTTCCTTGTAATGGAAGATTTCCTACTTTAATAGCCCTATCAATGATATTTATGGGGGCTGCAGCTAATTCCTCTTTAAGTTCTTTCCTTGCCTCCGGCATGGTTATAGGGCTTGTGCTTGTTGGAATAGGTATTACATTTATTGTATCCTTTTTATTATCTAAGACGGTATTAAAAGGAACACCTTCTACCTTCAATCTTGAACTTCCCCCTTATAGAAAACCTAAAATTGGTAAGGTTATTATAAGGTCTATATTTGATAGAACTATATTTGTTTTGGGTCGTGCCGTAGCTATTGCCCTTCCTGCCGGTGTTATCACTTGGTTGGTTGCTAATATTATGATAGGAGATACAAGTATATTAACCTATGTAGCTGACTTTCTTAATCCTTTTGGATTAGCTATAGGGCTTGATGGGATTATTCTCTTAGCCTTTATCTTAGGTTTACCTGCTAATGAAATTGTGCTGCCTATTATTTTTATGGGTTACCTATCAACTGATGCTATGATTGAGATAGATTCTATTGTAGAAATGAGAAATCTTTTTATTTCTAATGGCTGGACCATCCTTACATGTTTAAATGTAATGCTATTTTCCCTTCTTCATTTTCCTTGTGGCACAACTCTTTGGACTATAAAAAAAGAAACCCAAAGTATAAAATGGACCTTGGCTTCCTTTGTGATTCCCACTATAATTGCTATTTTAATATGTTTTATCACCACCAAAATAGCTTATATTTTTAATCTAATATAA
- a CDS encoding metal-dependent transcriptional regulator, whose translation MLSPSLQDYLEEMYRLSTNQDEIRVSDVAQVLEVSLPSVVKALHKLKSRGYVIYQPYETIKLTDKGIAEGTFLVQRNQLLKEFLLVLRTASDIDREAEAMEHYLSLSTIQSIEKFVHFMKENPNIQREYDEFYKKDNVHYLFNTD comes from the coding sequence ATGTTATCCCCCAGCTTGCAGGATTACTTAGAAGAAATGTATAGATTATCAACAAATCAAGATGAAATTCGTGTATCTGATGTCGCTCAGGTATTAGAGGTATCCCTTCCATCTGTCGTAAAAGCCTTACATAAATTAAAAAGTAGGGGATACGTTATTTATCAACCGTATGAAACAATTAAATTAACCGATAAGGGTATTGCCGAAGGAACATTTCTAGTCCAAAGAAATCAACTTTTAAAGGAATTCTTATTGGTCTTAAGGACTGCTTCCGATATTGATAGAGAGGCTGAGGCCATGGAGCATTATTTATCTCTTTCAACCATACAGTCTATAGAAAAATTTGTTCATTTTATGAAGGAGAATCCGAATATACAAAGAGAATACGATGAGTTTTATAAAAAAGATAATGTGCATTATTTATTTAACACAGACTAG
- a CDS encoding glycosyltransferase family 2 protein has product MKYILLINSLIFSIIVVYYSLLAIFGLYYRLKKKPFKTLNSYPNVDVLIPAHNEGKVIKKTIESMTKLDYPGELNIYVLNDNSQDETGDIAEEFDKAYKNAHHIKVPPGEPKGKSRVLNYGLSISKGEYFVVYDGDNQPEPGSLKLLVDAAVSTPEAAGAVGYVRTINENKNILTRMISLEFQVFQLLMQCGRWFLFKTGSLTGTNMLVKRSVLDIVGKYDVYAIAEDAELTLRITSIGKLLPIVPEAVTWEQEPEQLGIFIKQRTRWLQGNLYILEKMFTSFDYYKGKMLVHTLQQILVYIIFLMFLLLSHGWFIAGLLGYSNSTASLPLLLIWYTSYIFYAIQLFGAQIAERTISPKNILISFITYFTYSQLFVFLYFRSLILYIKAKNKNQIISWDKTVRF; this is encoded by the coding sequence ATGAAATATATCTTGCTCATTAATTCCCTTATCTTCTCTATCATAGTAGTTTATTATTCCCTACTTGCAATATTCGGTTTGTATTATCGACTTAAAAAGAAGCCTTTTAAGACATTAAATAGTTATCCTAATGTAGATGTCTTAATACCAGCCCATAATGAAGGCAAGGTAATTAAAAAAACCATAGAATCAATGACAAAATTAGATTACCCAGGAGAATTAAATATTTATGTTTTAAATGATAATTCTCAGGATGAAACCGGGGATATCGCAGAGGAATTCGATAAGGCCTATAAAAATGCTCATCATATTAAAGTCCCTCCTGGGGAACCAAAGGGTAAATCCAGGGTTCTAAACTATGGATTAAGCATCTCTAAAGGTGAATATTTTGTAGTGTATGACGGGGATAATCAACCGGAACCCGGCTCCTTAAAATTGCTAGTGGATGCTGCTGTAAGCACCCCCGAAGCTGCTGGGGCTGTTGGCTATGTAAGAACAATAAATGAAAATAAAAACATCCTTACTAGAATGATTTCCCTAGAATTTCAGGTATTCCAATTATTGATGCAGTGCGGAAGATGGTTCCTATTTAAAACTGGTTCCTTAACAGGAACAAATATGTTAGTTAAGCGTTCCGTTTTGGATATAGTTGGAAAATACGATGTGTATGCCATAGCGGAGGATGCGGAATTAACCTTAAGAATAACAAGCATCGGAAAACTTTTGCCCATTGTTCCTGAAGCAGTAACTTGGGAACAAGAGCCTGAACAACTGGGAATTTTTATAAAACAAAGGACTCGCTGGCTTCAAGGAAATCTTTATATATTAGAAAAAATGTTTACTTCCTTTGATTATTATAAAGGTAAAATGCTGGTTCATACCCTACAACAGATTTTAGTATATATTATCTTTTTAATGTTTTTACTTCTCTCCCATGGCTGGTTTATTGCCGGGCTTTTAGGTTATAGCAATTCTACTGCATCCCTGCCCTTGCTTCTTATTTGGTATACTTCGTATATATTTTACGCAATACAATTGTTTGGGGCTCAGATTGCCGAAAGGACTATATCCCCTAAAAATATCTTGATTAGTTTTATCACCTATTTTACCTATTCCCAATTATTTGTGTTTCTTTATTTTAGAAGTTTGATTCTATACATTAAGGCAAAGAATAAAAATCAAATCATATCTTGGGATAAAACCGTCCGATTTTAG
- a CDS encoding D-2-hydroxyacid dehydrogenase, with translation MKVVTSLDIGQENLNFLRKEYPHIEFCIYNKIEKASKDLKDAEVFLTYGFDTTEEILNTMPNLKWIQCMSTGVDALPFKKISKKNILLTNVTGIHGIPIAEYVMAIILSHRIEIFQFYEQQKTKAWKRKNDFKEIYNKTITIVGTGTIGKEIARKAKAFDMKTIGVNTSGKAVDYFDKTYSACELNKALSKGNFIVQTVPLIKETYKMIGMEQFKAMGEDAYFINIGRGKTVDEKALIEALKSHVIKGAAIDVFEIEPLPKESPLWAMENALITPHISGLSNMYMNRALPIFEHNLKVYLGGIGEYINKIDLNKKY, from the coding sequence ATGAAAGTAGTTACTTCACTAGATATTGGACAAGAAAATCTAAATTTCTTACGAAAAGAATATCCACATATCGAATTTTGTATTTACAATAAGATAGAAAAGGCAAGCAAGGATTTGAAAGATGCCGAGGTTTTTTTAACTTATGGTTTTGACACTACAGAGGAAATACTTAATACCATGCCTAATCTAAAATGGATTCAGTGTATGTCAACAGGAGTAGATGCCCTCCCCTTTAAAAAAATTAGTAAAAAAAATATACTTCTGACAAATGTGACAGGAATCCATGGTATACCCATAGCTGAATATGTAATGGCAATCATCTTAAGTCATCGTATAGAGATATTTCAATTTTATGAACAACAAAAAACCAAGGCTTGGAAAAGGAAAAATGATTTTAAGGAAATATATAATAAAACAATAACTATTGTCGGCACAGGTACCATTGGAAAAGAAATTGCAAGGAAGGCAAAAGCATTTGATATGAAAACCATAGGTGTGAATACTAGTGGAAAAGCTGTGGATTATTTTGATAAAACCTATTCAGCCTGTGAATTAAATAAGGCATTATCTAAAGGAAACTTCATAGTACAAACCGTCCCTCTAATAAAGGAAACTTATAAAATGATAGGTATGGAACAATTTAAAGCTATGGGAGAGGATGCTTATTTTATCAATATAGGTAGAGGTAAAACTGTAGATGAAAAAGCCCTAATCGAGGCACTGAAAAGCCATGTAATAAAAGGTGCTGCCATAGATGTATTTGAGATTGAGCCTTTACCAAAGGAAAGTCCCCTTTGGGCAATGGAAAATGCACTAATAACTCCTCATATTTCAGGGTTATCTAATATGTATATGAATAGAGCACTTCCCATATTTGAACACAATTTAAAGGTGTACCTAGGGGGTATTGGAGAATATATCAATAAGATTGATTTAAATAAAAAGTATTAA
- a CDS encoding iron transporter FeoB, which translates to MGLTCKSCKRKALIDLYNIEKASNKQMVVALAGNPNTGKSTIFNELTGLKQHTGNWPGKTVTNAKGTFKRKDKEFILVDLPGTYSLLANSVEEEIARDFICFGKPDATIVVVDATCLERNLNLVLQVIEITNNVVLCVNLLDEAKKKQIKIDLNALSKELGIPVVGTIARDKKGLEELMNAVYGVCANKIIPNPKHITYSIEIEEELEKILPTIEPLVQNDFNPRWVALRMLDGDKGILDKIYNYGSRKGGCYHAQ; encoded by the coding sequence ATGGGATTAACCTGCAAATCTTGTAAAAGAAAAGCCCTGATTGACCTATACAATATAGAAAAGGCATCCAATAAGCAAATGGTAGTTGCCCTAGCCGGCAACCCCAATACAGGAAAAAGTACCATATTCAATGAGCTAACAGGTTTAAAACAGCATACTGGAAATTGGCCTGGCAAAACCGTTACCAATGCCAAAGGTACCTTCAAAAGGAAGGATAAAGAATTTATATTGGTTGATTTGCCGGGAACTTATTCTCTACTTGCAAATTCGGTTGAAGAAGAAATAGCAAGGGATTTTATATGTTTTGGAAAACCCGATGCTACGATTGTAGTTGTAGATGCTACTTGCTTAGAAAGAAATCTCAATCTCGTTCTCCAAGTGATAGAAATTACAAATAATGTAGTATTATGTGTAAATCTTTTGGATGAGGCAAAAAAGAAGCAAATTAAAATCGATTTAAATGCCCTTTCTAAAGAATTGGGAATTCCTGTAGTAGGGACTATTGCTAGAGATAAAAAGGGCTTAGAAGAATTAATGAATGCAGTTTACGGGGTATGTGCCAATAAAATTATTCCAAACCCAAAACATATCACTTATTCCATAGAAATAGAGGAAGAACTGGAAAAAATTTTGCCTACTATAGAGCCCTTGGTTCAAAATGATTTTAATCCCAGGTGGGTAGCACTTAGAATGCTGGATGGAGATAAAGGCATCTTGGATAAAATATACAATTATGGCAGCCGCAAAGGAGGATGCTACCATGCCCAGTAA